A single region of the Deinococcus aestuarii genome encodes:
- a CDS encoding integrase core domain-containing protein has protein sequence GTPYDNAKMESFYKTLKTEEVDLQEYADLDDARRHIDVFIYVLGRDALPDQNGKSGQPEPASQIFF, from the coding sequence AGGAACTCCCTACGACAACGCGAAGATGGAGAGCTTCTACAAGACCCTGAAGACCGAGGAGGTTGACCTGCAAGAGTACGCCGATCTGGACGATGCCCGGCGCCACATCGATGTTTTTATTTACGTCTTAGGCCGGGACGCCCTTCCTGATCAGAATGGGAAGTCAGGCCAGCCCGAACCAGCAAGCCAGATTTTTTTTTAG